From Argopecten irradians isolate NY chromosome 2, Ai_NY, whole genome shotgun sequence, the proteins below share one genomic window:
- the LOC138315704 gene encoding leishmanolysin-like peptidase, producing the protein MTTVPTTQKVMLKFYLIVSLVVQSSFEELVPTIPKPTFSCDHQPASREEVVLDVNLDPEPHHVVRKRSPDQPLRIHLHYDNSISFLPASHRSLIETLVREAVDYWERTLSVRRTVGPIRLNRQCQSDEVRYRDVDRGRYCVNGCAALTKCGDIFIPLEHLERCYLWDSQHNIWRSTSDAGPGVNNTDFILYVAALSTPRCRKARTIAYAAHCQQEAALDRPVAGYFSICPESISIEKQDHLQLLSTLKHEILHALGFTAGLYAFYYDRNGIPLTSRNSISGKPWYNPQLSLYQWSDKVVKTFQRQNWKNRSGYTSKSVNMIVTPRVVEEVRRHFNCSTLEGAELEDQGIVGTALTHWEKRIFENEAMTGTYTQNPVISRVTLALMEDTGWYSVDYDNAEELEWGKNLGCDFVKRSCLDWIELNRAKRGDIHPFCDEVRRGVLKTDCTRNRDSVAFCNLVEYNSSLPQQYQYFNTLHGIPDNAVGFYGGSVSLADYCPYLQEFAWRSGEVTVRDSRCSLVENNPDPTISFFGETYGSYSKCFNHDRLWKLQQCSSLLSLPHWGSGCYQYHCSPQEGLVLDIGGQSHRCVKEGQRVSVTYTSNHYLHTGSVICPSCTEMCRKSGITCPPEQQPYNVIRSNSQLAVPCSAKAPFHSPSTGIIATSIIANFLCFILISFCRR; encoded by the exons ATGACAACAGTACCAACAACACAAAAAGTCATGCtgaaattttatttgattgtaTCCTTAGTGGTACAGTCATCATTTGAAGAACTTGTCCCAACTATTCCGAAGCCAACATTCAGTTGTGATCATCAGCCAGCATCTCGAGAAGAG GTTGTCCTGGATGTAAATCTGGACCCAGAACCACACCATGTTGTCCGTAAACGTAGCCCTGATCAGCCCCTAAGGATCCACCTTCACTATGACAACAGCATTAGCTTCCTACCAGCCTCCCATCGCTCACTCATAGAG ACATTGGTAAGAGAAGCTGTTGATTACTGGGAAAGAACTCTGTCTGTACGACGTACAGTTGGCCCCATCAGACttaacag GCAGTGTCAGTCAGACGAGGTGAGATACAGAGATGTAGACAGGGGGCGTTACTGTGTGAATGGATGTGCTGCCCTCACAAAGTGTGGAGACATCTTTATACCTCTGGAACACCTCGAG AGGTGTTACCTATGGGACAGTCAACACAACATCTGGAGGAGTACATCAGATGCAGGTCCTGGTGTCAACAACACTGACTTTATCCTCTATGTGGCTGCTCTCTCCACACCGCGATGTCGTAAGGCACGCACCATTGCTTACGCAGCACACTGTCAGCAGGAGGCTGCACTTGATAG ACCAGTAGCTGGCTACTTCAGTATATGTCCAGAGTCTATTTCCATAGAGAAACAAGACCACCTCCAACTCCTCTCTACACTTAAACATGAAATACTACATGCATTG GGTTTTACAGCTGGTCTGTATGCCTTTTACTATGATAGAAATGGGATTCCTCTGACCTCCCGAAACTCTATATCAGGAAAACCATGGTATAACCCACA ACTGAGTCTGTACCAATGGAGCGATAAGGTAGTGAAAACATTCCAACGACAGAACTGGAAAAATCGCAGTGGTTACACGTCAAAGTCTGTCAACATGATAGTTACTCCACGCGTGGTG GAGGAGGTACGGCGTCACTTTAACTGTTCTACCCTGGAGGGGGCAGAGTTAGAGGACCAAGGCATTGTGGGCACAGCTCTTACTCACTGGGAAAAACGCATCTTTGAG AATGAGGCTATGACAGGAACTTACACACAGAACCCGGTGATCTCCCGTGTGACCTTGGCTTTGATGGAGGACACAGG TTGGTACAGTGTGGACTATGACAATGCAGAGGAACTAGAATGGGGGAAAAATCTTGGGTGTGACTTTGTCAAGAGAAGTTGTCTGGATTGGATTGAACTCAACAGAGCCAA GCGCGGTGATATCCACCCATTCTGTGATGAGGTGCGGCGAGGAGTACTGAAGACAGACTGTACCAGGAATCGAGACTCAGTTGCCTTCTGTAATCTGGTGGAGTACAACAGTAGCCTACCACAACAATACCAG TACTTCAACACTTTACATGGTATACCAGACAATGCAGTGGGATTCTATGGAGGGTCGGTGTCATTGGCAGACTATTGCCcatacttacag GAGTTTGCTTGGCGCAGTGGAGAGGTAACTGTGAGAGACTCGAGATGCTCACTGGTAGAAAATAATCCAG ATCCAACCATCAGCTTTTTTGGAGAGACATATGGCAGTTACAGCAAGTGTTTCAACCATGATAGACTTTGGAAATTGCAGCAGTGCTCAAGTCTTCTTAGTTTGCCTCACTGGGGCAGTGGATGTTACCAG TATCACTGCAGTCCACAAGAAGGCCTTGTCCTGGACATTGGTGGTCAGTCCCATCGCTGTGTAAAGGAAGGCCAGAGAGTATCGGTTACCTACACATCCAACCATTACCTACACACCGGCTCAGTCATCTGTCCCTCGTGTACAGAAATGTGTCGG AAATCCGGTATAACGTGTCCCCCAGAGCAACAGCCGTACAACGTGATACGCTCCAACAGCCAGCTGGCAGTCCCCTGTAGTGCCAAAGCACCCTTCCACAGTCCATCCACCGGGATCATTGCCACGTCCATCATCGCTAACTTTCTTTGTTTTATCCTGATCAGTTTCTGTCGGAGATAA
- the LOC138315703 gene encoding centromere protein N-like — protein MDARRLRSIIGSCKTDDIKPLLTQWGRQIKCQKLASLDFSGNKKVIAQALLSLCENRKHFKTEIDELDLMYTQLYPKKRMWTVFHIDYKDGSTKNEWLDLCNPLKFKKKFKNQAGLYFDNMTSVCVGVHRGAFWTRLYATNGVYRRKDQNYLPSNTVYIVYFPKTEYVIISRYKLSTEEFLHQTILTTLGANEMKNMQLCGHDLYSLIHLAMNKKSQGSFSKFNSKQGQQQPLAGFQPKKRKAIEIEKDDKIFHEDEEKMKKRAKILEKSFGVEEQPCLEKVEYRVKAKFRGTEYVPSMANRHDFFKFTVKFEGPSVLEGIRNLGATGLARVPLPGHLGSVHTLAKNHFVIQDQETSPRKRKK, from the exons ATGGACGCGAGACGACTTAGATCTATCATTGGAAGCTGCAAAACCGACGACATTAAACCACTCTTAACGCAATGGGGGCGCCAGATTAAATGTCAAAAACTTGCATCACTTGACTTTTCTGGTAACAAAAAAGTCATTGCCCAAGCACTTTTGTCACTATGTGAG AACAGGAAACATTTCAAAACTGAAATTGATGAATTGGATCTTATGT ACACACAGCTGTATCCAAAGAAGCGGATGTGGACAGTTTTTCACATTGATTATAAAGATG gTAGTACAAAGAATGAATGGTTAGACCTTTGCAATCCCCTGAAATTTAAGAAGAAATTTAAGAACCAGGCAGGATTGTATTTTGACAAT ATGACTTCTGTATGTGTTGGAGTACACAGAGGAGCATTCTGGACAAGACTGTATGCCACAAATGGAGTGTATAGAAGAAAGGACCAGAATTATCTCCCCAGCAACActgtttacattgtatatttccCAAAGACAGAATATGTCATAATAAGTCGGTACAAATTATCTACAGAGGAGTTCCTACATCAG ACCATTTTGACAACCCTAGGGGCAAATGAAATGAAGAACATGCAGCTGTGTGGCCATGACCTTTACTCATTAATACACCTGGCCATGAACAAGAAAAGTCAG GGATCATTTAGCAAGTTTAATTCTAAACAAGGACAGCAACAACCGTTGGCTGGATTTCAACCCAAGAAAAGAAAAG CCATTGAGATTGAGAAAGATGACAAGATTTTCCATGAGgatgaagaaaaaatgaaaaagaggGCTAAGATTCTGGAGAAGAGCTTTGGAGTTGAGGAACAACCCTGCTTGGAGAAAGTGGAATACAGG gTGAAGGCAAAATTTCGTGGCACAGAGTATGTGCCTAGCATGGCAAACAGACATGATTTCTTTAAGTTTACAGTAAAGTTTGAAGGTCCCAGTGTATTAGAGGGGATCAGGAACTTGGGGGCTACAGGGCTAGCCCGTGTCCCTCTCCCGGGACATCTTGGCAGTGTCCATACTCTCGCCAAAAACCATTTTGTCATACAGGACCAGGAGACATCGCCAAGGAAACGCAAGAaatga